A single region of the Bacillus cereus genome encodes:
- a CDS encoding GNAT family N-acetyltransferase, which translates to MIQLHVYEEVLRFKEDVTSFLEKNEQANNLILGVLQVVQEPIFMAVAKRGEEVTIVFLQTVERQMIVATSEIAEEDIVELAKELTKVYPDIPGFIGNKKVIKKLAEEIAILEQKKIVVGMEQGVYELKRVKKKWNDGIFRTINSDELPLIEKWIYQFCEDVKLPTTKEEAKQTAHTLITTNRLFGLEVGGKLVSVAAKTRPTTNNITVNFVYTPKEERKKGYASNCVAALSQRMLDEGYKTTTLYTDLANPTSNKIYQEIGYEEIMESVLIFLEK; encoded by the coding sequence ATGATTCAATTACACGTATATGAAGAGGTTCTCCGTTTTAAAGAAGATGTTACATCATTTTTAGAAAAGAATGAGCAGGCAAATAATTTAATATTAGGCGTTTTACAAGTTGTTCAAGAACCGATATTTATGGCGGTAGCGAAACGTGGAGAAGAGGTTACGATTGTATTTCTTCAAACTGTGGAAAGACAAATGATTGTTGCAACTTCTGAAATTGCGGAAGAGGATATAGTGGAACTTGCAAAGGAGTTAACGAAAGTATATCCGGATATTCCTGGTTTCATTGGCAATAAGAAAGTCATAAAGAAGTTAGCTGAAGAGATTGCGATATTAGAACAGAAAAAAATTGTAGTTGGAATGGAGCAAGGTGTATATGAATTAAAACGAGTAAAGAAGAAGTGGAACGATGGGATTTTTCGTACGATAAATAGTGATGAGCTACCATTAATAGAAAAATGGATATATCAATTTTGTGAAGACGTGAAGTTACCTACTACGAAAGAGGAAGCGAAACAAACCGCGCATACATTAATAACTACCAACCGTCTATTTGGTCTGGAGGTTGGCGGGAAATTAGTCTCTGTAGCTGCAAAAACAAGACCAACTACAAATAATATAACAGTTAATTTCGTATATACGCCGAAAGAAGAACGGAAAAAAGGGTACGCATCAAATTGTGTAGCTGCACTTAGTCAACGTATGTTAGATGAAGGTTACAAAACAACGACATTATATACTGATCTGGCAAATCCAACATCAAATAAAATTTATCAAGAAATTGGTTATGAAGAGATTATGGAGTCTGTACTTATATTTTTAGAGAAGTAG
- the argH gene encoding argininosuccinate lyase, whose product MKQSKEEFIKNEGADFPGKTYVDCVLQHVFDFQRNYLLKDMFQVHRAHIIMLTEEKLMKREEAKAILTALKKVGAIPKDQLLYTEQHEDLFFLVEHLLSQEAKCEFVSNMHIGRSRNDMGVTMYRMSLRQYVLRLMEHHLLLQESMLELAEEHMGTIMPAYTHTQPAQPTTFGHYVLAIYDTMQRDLERTRKAYHFVNHSPMGAAALSTTSFPIKRERVAQLLGFTNVIENSYDAVAGADYLLEVSSLLMVIMTNTSRWIHDFLLLATKEYDGITVAKPYVQISSIMPQKRNPVSIEHARAITSSALGEAFTVFQMIHNTPFGDIVDTEDDLQPYLYKGIEKAIRVFCIMNAVIRTMKVEAETLKSRSYKHAITITDFADVLTKNYEIPFRHAHHAASTIANMSMQQKKELHELHFKEVNMYLQEKLRVTLLEEEWKEIISPEAFIQKRNVYGGPSKKEMERMIQKRKESFRKEEEIFEKEKKRVLHAENDLNTLVSNIIES is encoded by the coding sequence ATGAAACAGAGTAAAGAAGAGTTTATTAAAAATGAAGGCGCTGATTTCCCTGGGAAAACATATGTAGACTGTGTACTACAGCATGTATTTGATTTTCAGCGTAATTATTTATTGAAAGATATGTTTCAAGTGCATAGGGCACATATTATTATGTTAACTGAAGAAAAGCTAATGAAAAGAGAAGAAGCGAAAGCTATATTAACAGCACTTAAAAAGGTAGGGGCAATTCCAAAGGATCAGTTGCTATATACAGAGCAACATGAAGATCTTTTTTTCTTAGTTGAACATTTACTTTCTCAAGAAGCAAAGTGTGAATTTGTCAGTAATATGCATATCGGTAGGAGTAGAAATGATATGGGTGTAACGATGTATCGCATGAGTTTGCGGCAATATGTATTACGGTTAATGGAACATCATTTATTGCTGCAAGAAAGTATGCTGGAGCTCGCTGAGGAACATATGGGAACAATTATGCCTGCGTATACACATACACAACCAGCGCAACCAACAACATTTGGTCATTATGTTTTAGCAATTTACGATACGATGCAAAGAGACTTGGAACGAACGAGAAAAGCGTATCATTTTGTAAATCATTCTCCAATGGGGGCAGCTGCCCTTTCTACAACAAGTTTCCCGATTAAGCGAGAGCGAGTGGCACAGCTACTGGGATTTACAAATGTAATTGAGAACTCATATGATGCTGTCGCTGGAGCGGATTATTTATTAGAAGTTAGTTCGTTGCTAATGGTTATTATGACGAACACAAGTAGATGGATTCATGATTTTTTACTATTAGCGACGAAAGAATACGATGGGATTACTGTAGCGAAGCCATATGTACAAATAAGTAGCATTATGCCGCAAAAACGAAATCCTGTTTCAATTGAACATGCACGCGCTATTACGAGTAGTGCTTTAGGGGAAGCCTTTACTGTATTTCAAATGATTCATAATACACCATTTGGCGATATTGTCGATACGGAGGATGACTTGCAGCCGTATTTATATAAAGGAATCGAAAAGGCGATTCGTGTTTTTTGTATTATGAACGCAGTTATTCGAACGATGAAGGTAGAAGCGGAAACGTTAAAAAGTCGTTCATATAAACACGCGATTACGATTACAGATTTCGCAGATGTTTTAACAAAGAACTATGAAATACCATTCCGGCATGCACATCATGCAGCAAGTACGATTGCGAATATGTCTATGCAGCAGAAGAAAGAATTACATGAATTACATTTCAAAGAAGTAAATATGTACTTGCAAGAAAAGTTAAGAGTAACTTTATTAGAAGAAGAGTGGAAAGAAATTATATCACCAGAAGCTTTTATTCAAAAAAGAAATGTATATGGTGGTCCGAGTAAAAAAGAGATGGAGCGTATGATTCAAAAACGCAAAGAATCTTTTCGAAAAGAAGAAGAGATATTTGAGAAGGAAAAGAAGAGAGTTTTGCATGCTGAAAATGATTTGAACACATTAGTTTCAAATATTATTGAATCGTAA
- a CDS encoding serine hydrolase → MKKTIVCAVIVGIFVLLISGNFLVKKVWSSNNDDAQYIASFIEEHKDEKNSALLVKRNDKVVYSVNPDVVLPVASTMKLIVALEYTKQVTEGKIDPSSFVSINDVNRYYVPNTDGGAQDRWQSYLQKKEKITEGAVSLEEVAKGMVRFSSNANTEYLMEVLGLENINRNLQSLSLPAHQPLFPIVSSLYIPGYLHKELHVPKYKIEKKLKEMSQEQYRQYAMIIHERLKKKGPLLQKEIPLYLEERYDKIWSDRLPAASANDYMVLLQKANHKGGLTEAEEKVWADIVETDMSAKKYRKTFRHAGQKNGYTPWTVTKAVYAMDKRGNCTEIVFLANNLNEDDSAEIRKHLANLHFQVLQSDKYDATFIK, encoded by the coding sequence TTGAAAAAAACTATAGTATGCGCGGTGATTGTGGGTATTTTCGTTTTGCTAATCTCGGGTAACTTTTTAGTGAAAAAAGTGTGGAGTTCAAATAATGATGATGCGCAGTATATAGCATCTTTTATTGAAGAACATAAAGATGAAAAAAATAGCGCTCTTCTAGTAAAGAGAAATGATAAAGTTGTGTATTCTGTAAATCCAGATGTTGTATTGCCAGTTGCTAGTACGATGAAGTTAATTGTGGCGCTTGAATATACGAAACAAGTTACAGAGGGGAAAATCGACCCGTCTAGTTTCGTTTCAATTAATGATGTGAATCGTTATTATGTGCCGAATACAGATGGTGGTGCACAAGACAGATGGCAAAGTTATTTGCAAAAAAAAGAAAAAATAACTGAAGGAGCAGTCTCTTTAGAGGAAGTTGCAAAAGGTATGGTTAGGTTCAGTTCAAATGCGAATACTGAGTACTTAATGGAAGTGTTAGGATTAGAGAACATTAATCGTAATTTACAAAGTTTATCGCTTCCTGCACATCAACCACTATTTCCGATCGTTTCATCTTTATACATTCCGGGATATTTGCATAAAGAACTACATGTTCCAAAATATAAAATAGAGAAAAAGTTAAAAGAAATGTCTCAAGAGCAATATCGTCAATATGCGATGATTATTCATGAACGCTTAAAAAAGAAGGGCCCATTATTACAGAAGGAAATTCCTCTTTATTTGGAAGAACGTTACGATAAAATTTGGTCGGATAGATTGCCGGCTGCTTCTGCAAACGATTATATGGTATTGCTTCAAAAGGCAAATCATAAAGGTGGCTTGACAGAAGCAGAAGAAAAAGTGTGGGCGGATATCGTTGAAACGGATATGAGTGCCAAGAAATATCGTAAAACATTTAGACACGCGGGGCAAAAGAATGGTTATACACCATGGACAGTTACAAAAGCGGTTTATGCAATGGATAAACGCGGGAACTGTACAGAAATTGTATTTTTAGCGAATAATTTAAATGAAGATGACAGTGCTGAAATACGTAAACATTTAGCAAATTTACACTTCCAAGTGTTGCAAAGTGATAAGTATGATGCGACTTTTATTAAATAA
- a CDS encoding nucleoside hydrolase, whose amino-acid sequence MKKVLFLGDPGIDDSLAIMYGIMHPDVDIVGVVTGYGNVTQEKATTNAAYLLQMAGREDIPVINGAKIPLSGDFVTYYPEIHGADGLGPIKPPKAFSPNIKPFCAFFDILEKYKGELIIVDAGRSTTLATAFILEKPMMKYVKEYYIMGGAFLMPGNVTPVAEANFHGDPIASQLVMQNAKNVTLVPLNVTSEAIITPEMVKYITKHSKTSFNKLIEPIFTYYYKAYKKLNPKITGSPVHDVVTMMVAANPSLLDYVYRRVDVDTVGVAKGESIADFRPQPDAKALKNWVRIGWSLHYKKFLEDFVKIMT is encoded by the coding sequence ATGAAAAAAGTGTTGTTTTTGGGAGACCCGGGAATTGATGACTCTTTAGCCATCATGTATGGAATTATGCATCCTGATGTTGATATTGTTGGTGTTGTAACAGGATACGGGAATGTAACGCAAGAAAAAGCAACGACTAATGCGGCATATTTATTGCAAATGGCGGGAAGGGAAGATATACCTGTTATTAATGGTGCGAAAATCCCTTTATCCGGGGATTTTGTGACGTATTACCCGGAGATTCATGGGGCAGATGGCTTAGGTCCTATTAAACCGCCAAAAGCATTTTCACCTAATATAAAACCTTTTTGTGCATTTTTTGATATTCTTGAAAAGTATAAAGGTGAATTAATCATTGTTGATGCTGGCAGATCAACGACACTAGCGACAGCATTTATTTTAGAAAAACCGATGATGAAGTATGTGAAAGAGTATTATATAATGGGCGGTGCTTTCTTAATGCCTGGTAATGTTACACCAGTCGCGGAGGCGAATTTTCATGGTGATCCCATTGCGTCGCAATTAGTTATGCAAAATGCAAAGAATGTGACATTAGTGCCACTTAACGTTACATCTGAAGCTATTATTACGCCGGAGATGGTAAAGTATATTACGAAACACTCTAAAACAAGTTTTAATAAGTTAATTGAACCGATATTTACGTATTATTATAAAGCTTATAAAAAGTTAAATCCAAAAATAACAGGTAGTCCAGTACATGACGTTGTTACAATGATGGTAGCGGCAAATCCATCTCTTTTAGATTACGTGTATCGCCGTGTTGATGTCGATACGGTTGGAGTTGCAAAAGGAGAAAGTATCGCTGATTTTCGCCCGCAACCTGATGCGAAAGCATTGAAAAATTGGGTGAGAATTGGTTGGTCATTACATTATAAAAAGTTTCTTGAAGATTTTGTGAAAATTATGACGTAG
- the panF gene encoding sodium/pantothenate symporter: MNWYVIIPMIISFIVVFLIGVYASRRVQATANNKFLQEYFLGGRELGGLLLAMTMIATYGSASSFIGGPGIAYNMGLGWVLLSAIQVVTGYIVLTVIGKKFAIIARKMEAITLIDYLKGRYNNKAVVVLSALCIIIFLFSATVAQWVGGGRLIESLTGLSYTTALFLFTFSVLVYVLIGGFRAVALSDTLLGIIMLVGTTIILIATVIAGGGVEKIMQELIQINPNLITPFGADGSLTKSYVTSFWILIGIGVVGLPQISVRAMSYKNSKAMHQALIIGTIVVGTIMIGMHLTGVFARVVLPGITVPDKVMPLLAMEVLPPWLAGVFLAAPMAAIMSTVNSLLLLVSSSIIKDIYVNYINKDAADSTIKKGSLLITGIVGLLVYAAAIKPPDFLIWLNLFSFGGLEAAFIWPIVLGLYWRKGNATGALASILVGVGSYMCIHLFYPNPFGIHTVVFPICFAFIAYIIGSMVTMKKNV; encoded by the coding sequence ATGAATTGGTATGTAATCATTCCAATGATAATTTCATTTATCGTTGTGTTTTTAATTGGTGTATACGCATCAAGACGTGTACAAGCAACTGCTAATAATAAATTTTTACAAGAATATTTTCTTGGTGGACGTGAGCTTGGCGGCTTATTATTAGCTATGACAATGATTGCTACGTACGGTAGTGCAAGTAGCTTTATCGGTGGGCCTGGTATTGCTTACAATATGGGACTTGGATGGGTGCTATTATCAGCGATTCAAGTTGTAACAGGATATATCGTTTTAACGGTTATCGGTAAAAAGTTTGCGATTATCGCAAGGAAGATGGAAGCGATTACGCTTATTGATTATTTAAAGGGAAGGTACAATAATAAAGCGGTAGTTGTTCTTTCTGCGTTATGTATTATAATCTTTTTGTTCTCAGCAACAGTAGCCCAGTGGGTTGGCGGCGGACGATTAATTGAGTCACTAACAGGACTTTCTTATACAACAGCACTATTTTTATTTACATTTTCTGTACTTGTGTACGTGCTAATTGGTGGATTTCGTGCAGTTGCTTTATCAGATACGTTATTGGGAATCATTATGTTAGTCGGAACAACAATCATTTTAATTGCTACTGTCATTGCTGGTGGTGGAGTTGAAAAGATTATGCAGGAACTCATTCAAATTAATCCGAATTTAATCACACCATTTGGAGCAGATGGCAGTTTAACGAAATCATATGTGACATCGTTTTGGATTTTAATTGGAATCGGAGTCGTTGGATTACCACAAATTAGTGTGCGTGCTATGTCTTATAAAAATTCAAAAGCTATGCATCAAGCGCTTATCATTGGGACGATTGTCGTTGGTACAATTATGATTGGTATGCATTTAACTGGTGTATTTGCACGAGTAGTACTTCCTGGTATAACGGTACCAGATAAAGTGATGCCGCTACTCGCGATGGAAGTGTTACCACCTTGGCTAGCTGGAGTTTTCTTAGCTGCACCAATGGCAGCGATAATGTCTACAGTAAACTCATTACTTTTACTTGTAAGTTCGTCAATTATTAAGGACATATATGTGAATTACATAAATAAAGATGCAGCAGATAGTACGATAAAGAAAGGTAGTCTTTTGATTACTGGTATCGTAGGATTACTCGTATATGCTGCAGCTATTAAGCCGCCAGATTTTTTAATATGGTTAAATTTATTTTCCTTCGGTGGTTTAGAAGCGGCGTTCATTTGGCCGATTGTACTAGGTTTATATTGGAGAAAGGGAAATGCAACTGGAGCACTCGCTTCCATTTTAGTTGGGGTAGGCTCATATATGTGTATTCATCTTTTCTATCCAAACCCGTTCGGTATACATACAGTTGTCTTCCCAATCTGCTTTGCATTTATTGCTTACATCATTGGCAGTATGGTTACTATGAAGAAAAACGTCTAG
- a CDS encoding YhdT family protein, which translates to MKNYHDDPRFRIAHREALIGLGLAIINFIIWYGFAYGLGSKDPSEYTYVLGFPSWFFYSCIVGFIVMVILLSLVVRFVFKDISLDEEEKSEE; encoded by the coding sequence ATGAAGAATTATCATGATGATCCACGCTTTCGAATTGCTCATAGAGAAGCGTTAATTGGTCTTGGATTAGCTATTATTAATTTTATAATATGGTATGGATTTGCTTATGGGCTTGGTAGCAAGGATCCAAGTGAATATACATATGTATTAGGTTTTCCATCATGGTTTTTTTATAGCTGTATCGTTGGATTTATCGTAATGGTTATTTTGCTTAGTTTAGTTGTTCGTTTTGTATTTAAAGATATTTCACTCGATGAGGAAGAAAAAAGTGAGGAATAA